A window from Rhodocyclaceae bacterium encodes these proteins:
- the nuoK gene encoding NADH-quinone oxidoreductase subunit NuoK — protein MVPLSYYLILGAILFAISVLGIFLNRKNVIILLMAIELNLLAVNLNFIAFSYYLQDIAGQVFVFFILTVAAAESAIGLAILVALFRNLRTIHVDDLDTLKG, from the coding sequence TTGGTGCCGCTGTCGTACTACCTGATTCTGGGCGCGATCCTTTTTGCGATCAGCGTGCTCGGCATCTTCCTCAACCGGAAGAACGTGATCATCCTGCTGATGGCGATCGAGCTGAACCTCCTGGCGGTGAACCTGAACTTCATCGCCTTCAGCTACTACCTGCAGGACATCGCCGGGCAGGTTTTCGTGTTCTTCATCCTGACCGTCGCCGCGGCCGAATCGGCGATCGGGCTGGCCATCCTGGTCGCGCTGTTCCGCAACCTGCGTACCATCCATGTCGACGACCTCGACACGTTGAAAGGGTGA